From a region of the Deltaproteobacteria bacterium IMCC39524 genome:
- a CDS encoding carbohydrate kinase, which yields MISNQQIALFGEVLFDLFPTGEKILGGAPFNVAWNLQALGDAPLFISRVGKDSYGTDILQAMRTWGMSTEGVQCDPDHATGQVQVELIDNEPRYHIVADSAYDFIHEGQLPVLGNGVLLYHGTLGLRHSASRSALEQLRHSTRMSIFLDVNLREPWWDLQTVESWLSTARWVKLNKDELRALGFQAKSLADALEKLQHKFQMEQVILTCGEEGAIVREQSGEIHHLAAPPVENFIDTVGAGDAFTAVYLHGLLAGWSIPETLDAAQRFAGKVISLRGATSTDASFYHHFLESCR from the coding sequence ATGATCTCTAACCAACAGATAGCCCTCTTTGGCGAGGTTCTTTTTGATCTCTTTCCAACAGGTGAAAAAATCCTGGGCGGAGCGCCCTTCAATGTTGCCTGGAATCTGCAGGCCCTGGGTGACGCCCCACTTTTCATTTCACGCGTTGGCAAGGACAGCTATGGTACTGACATCCTGCAGGCAATGCGTACCTGGGGAATGAGCACGGAAGGGGTACAGTGTGACCCGGACCATGCCACGGGACAGGTCCAGGTTGAGCTGATTGACAATGAGCCGCGTTACCACATTGTTGCGGACAGTGCCTATGATTTCATTCATGAAGGCCAGCTACCGGTGCTTGGTAATGGTGTGCTGCTGTACCATGGCACCCTTGGCTTGCGTCACAGTGCATCGCGCAGCGCCTTGGAGCAACTGCGTCACTCTACCAGGATGTCGATCTTTCTCGATGTCAACCTGCGAGAGCCCTGGTGGGATCTGCAGACTGTGGAGAGCTGGCTCTCCACAGCCCGCTGGGTGAAGTTGAATAAAGATGAATTGCGCGCGCTCGGTTTTCAGGCAAAGAGTCTTGCCGACGCCCTGGAAAAACTACAGCACAAATTTCAGATGGAACAGGTCATTTTAACCTGTGGCGAAGAAGGTGCGATCGTCAGGGAACAGAGCGGAGAGATACATCATCTTGCGGCCCCTCCGGTGGAAAATTTCATCGATACGGTTGGCGCCGGCGATGCGTTCACTGCTGTCTATCTGCATGGTCTTCTGGCAGGATGGAGCATTCCGGAAACACTTGACGCGGCCCAGCGGTTTGCCGGAAAGGTCATCAGTTTGCGCGGTGCAACATCAACAGATGCATCTTTTTATCACCATTTTCTAGAGTCTTGTCGCTAA
- a CDS encoding FAD-dependent oxidoreductase: protein MHRDRVVIIGGDAAGMSAAAKIRREQPERDILVLERTSYTSYSACGIPYYIGGLVDNYEDLVARSPETFRGEYAIDVRIHHEVTGIDAVNQRVSIKTDEGRELSEPYDHLLIATGARPICPKVPNADAEGIFGLSTLASGLRVQEFIERNKPRRAVVVGGGYIGLEMAEALVRRGLDVSLVQRGQEVMGTLDSDMGQLVSKALRDIGVTLYLSEEFTAFETKDGKVSEVRTDQRSLPADIVILGIGVTPNSELAAGAGIELAAKNAIKVDDQMRTSTTNIWAAGDCAASVHRLTGQPIYIALGTVANKQGLVAGTNLAGGDLRFPGVMGTAVSKICQVEVARTGLQEKELQEIGSEYATAIIKTKTRAGYYPGSGSISVKLLGEVASGRLLGAQIVGMEGAAKRIDVIATALTAGMTAQDLIDLDLSYAPPFSPVWDPVQIAARQLIKQL, encoded by the coding sequence ATGCATAGAGATCGCGTTGTCATCATAGGCGGGGACGCTGCAGGAATGAGTGCTGCAGCAAAAATCCGTCGAGAACAACCTGAGCGCGATATTCTGGTTCTTGAACGCACCAGTTACACATCTTACTCTGCGTGTGGCATTCCTTATTACATCGGCGGCTTGGTTGATAACTATGAAGATCTCGTCGCGCGATCTCCCGAGACTTTCCGAGGCGAATATGCCATTGATGTTCGTATTCATCACGAAGTTACAGGTATCGATGCTGTCAACCAAAGGGTATCGATCAAAACAGATGAAGGCCGCGAACTCAGCGAACCCTATGACCATTTGTTGATTGCTACCGGTGCACGTCCGATCTGCCCCAAAGTACCGAATGCAGATGCAGAAGGGATCTTCGGGCTGTCGACCTTGGCTAGCGGCTTGCGCGTACAGGAATTCATCGAACGAAATAAGCCGCGCCGGGCTGTTGTTGTTGGCGGTGGCTATATCGGCTTGGAGATGGCTGAGGCCCTTGTCCGCAGAGGTCTCGATGTGTCCTTGGTACAGCGTGGACAAGAGGTCATGGGAACCCTTGATTCAGACATGGGACAACTTGTTTCTAAAGCCTTGCGGGATATCGGTGTGACCCTATATTTGTCCGAGGAGTTTACTGCCTTTGAGACTAAAGATGGCAAAGTCTCTGAAGTAAGAACTGATCAAAGGAGTCTTCCGGCTGATATCGTGATCCTAGGGATAGGTGTAACGCCAAATTCTGAGTTGGCCGCTGGGGCAGGTATTGAATTGGCTGCAAAAAATGCAATTAAGGTCGATGATCAGATGCGGACCAGCACCACGAATATCTGGGCTGCTGGCGACTGCGCTGCCTCGGTCCACAGATTGACCGGGCAACCGATCTATATTGCGTTGGGAACAGTAGCCAACAAACAGGGTCTGGTCGCAGGGACCAACCTCGCCGGAGGTGATTTGCGATTCCCTGGGGTCATGGGGACAGCGGTGAGTAAAATTTGTCAGGTTGAAGTCGCACGAACCGGTCTGCAAGAAAAAGAGCTACAAGAAATCGGCAGCGAATATGCCACCGCAATCATCAAGACCAAGACCCGGGCAGGTTATTACCCCGGCTCCGGGTCAATTTCAGTCAAACTGCTCGGTGAAGTCGCAAGTGGTCGTTTACTCGGAGCTCAGATCGTTGGCATGGAAGGGGCTGCCAAACGCATCGACGTAATCGCTACGGCGCTAACTGCTGGGATGACAGCGCAAGACCTGATCGACCTCGACCTGAGCTACGCACCACCCTTTTCTCCGGTCTGGGATCCGGTGCAGATTGCCGCACGTCAGCTTATCAAGCAACTTTAA
- a CDS encoding formate/nitrite transporter family protein yields the protein MVSAGFLVTADSVIGAQSGYIVIAKHLVHFAGWPLFISALLAGWLMALGAWLVMATQPTMSQIISVYIVTFIIGIGGLHHSIAGSVEIFTANFISDSFTLPQILKFIALAIVGNLVGGSIFVALLNYAHIRETQRTVND from the coding sequence TTGGTCAGCGCCGGATTCCTGGTAACTGCAGACAGTGTGATTGGCGCTCAATCAGGATACATTGTGATCGCCAAACACCTTGTGCATTTTGCAGGCTGGCCGTTGTTTATCAGTGCGCTTCTTGCAGGATGGCTGATGGCCTTGGGCGCCTGGTTGGTGATGGCAACCCAGCCGACCATGAGTCAGATCATTTCGGTTTACATTGTCACGTTCATCATCGGAATCGGTGGTTTGCACCATTCGATTGCCGGTTCGGTTGAGATCTTTACTGCCAATTTTATCAGCGACTCTTTTACTTTACCTCAGATCCTGAAGTTCATCGCCTTGGCTATCGTTGGCAACCTAGTGGGTGGAAGCATTTTCGTCGCCCTTCTGAATTACGCTCACATTCGAGAGACGCAAAGGACGGTCAACGATTAA
- a CDS encoding HAD-IIB family hydrolase codes for MNLKRLLLCTDMDRTIIPNGNQPEHPEARRCFHEFCQQPEVCLVYVTGRHQALVEQAIIDYALPLPDYAITDVGSKIYYYIDDQVQEMSAWEDQISADWCGQSHAQLKRAFRHIRELTLQEEEKQNRFKLSYYLDLYIDKDEIIAQMAAILHDLGVHASLIWSVDEPMQVGLLDVLPQNATKLHGLRFLQQHLEYETKEVVFAGDSGNDLPVLGSGINAVLVANASEEVRALAQKMASDGGHTTALYLARDDTFSLGGNYAAGVLQGIWHFQPEFRTSLTSIGFQHDL; via the coding sequence ATGAATCTAAAGCGTTTGCTTCTTTGCACAGACATGGATCGCACCATTATTCCCAATGGCAACCAACCAGAGCATCCTGAGGCTCGTCGCTGCTTCCATGAGTTTTGCCAGCAGCCTGAGGTCTGTCTGGTCTATGTGACTGGCCGACACCAGGCCCTGGTGGAACAAGCTATCATCGACTATGCGCTGCCACTCCCCGATTACGCCATTACCGATGTCGGCAGTAAAATTTACTATTATATCGATGACCAGGTGCAGGAAATGTCCGCCTGGGAGGACCAAATTTCTGCCGACTGGTGCGGCCAGAGTCATGCTCAACTCAAACGAGCGTTTCGTCACATTCGTGAGTTAACGTTGCAGGAAGAGGAAAAGCAGAATCGTTTTAAATTGAGCTACTACCTCGACCTGTATATCGACAAAGATGAGATTATTGCACAAATGGCAGCCATACTACATGACCTGGGCGTCCACGCCAGCTTGATCTGGAGCGTCGACGAGCCCATGCAGGTCGGCCTTCTGGATGTTCTGCCGCAAAACGCCACCAAGCTTCACGGTCTTCGGTTTCTTCAACAACATCTCGAATATGAAACCAAAGAAGTGGTCTTTGCCGGTGACAGTGGCAACGACCTTCCCGTGCTCGGCAGCGGTATCAATGCGGTTCTGGTAGCCAACGCCAGTGAAGAAGTCAGGGCTCTGGCTCAGAAAATGGCGTCCGACGGCGGTCACACGACGGCCCTTTATCTGGCCCGCGACGACACGTTTTCGTTGGGTGGCAATTATGCGGCTGGCGTGCTGCAGGGTATTTGGCATTTTCAACCTGAATTTCGAACCAGCTTGACCTCCATCGGTTTTCAACATGATCTCTAA
- a CDS encoding alpha-amylase family glycosyl hydrolase: MYEQVSHSLLNDILNRIKPEISNQDLRHFYTRLGANFYAIHSLFETLYGDREDFHKHAQCLVETMAQHYIKRPDHLRQIDLDREKDFNWFLHQKWVGMALYCNGFAGTLRGLQDRLGYFEELGVNLVHVMPILRCPEGSSDGGYAVSDFREIDPHIGTLEELSELAAEMRKREILLVLDVVVNHTSDQHYWAEQARAGDPVYQDYYYTFESREIPDLYEQGMPEIFPESSPGNFTWDETMERWVMTVFNDYQWDLNYSNPAVFIEMLNIILFWANQGADILRLDAVAFLWKKIGRVCQNEREAHLILQLLKDCCQVTAPGVLFIAEAIVAPLEVIKYFGEDAVIAKECEIAYNATFMALMWDAAATKNARLLNQGIKSLPVKLERATWLNYIRCHDDIGLGFDDQDIVACGYDPVPHRKFLIDYFTGQFDESHARGLPFGQNSKTGDARISGSLASLVGLQHALETGDEQAIDDSIKLILLLHNLILSFGGLPLLYYGDALGTLNDDSYLGDPHKKGDNRWVHRPTIDWQKADLRSVPGTLEYKIFNPLKKMIAVRKELQVFADFNNRELYDLDNPHLFVFERYSLTSPAERVLVVANFSNQTQLMTFEDIGTWGAGYGGLVDQISGECFEKTGASLEIQGYGYYWFKEQR, encoded by the coding sequence ATGTACGAACAGGTCTCACACTCTCTTCTGAATGACATCCTCAACCGGATCAAACCGGAGATCTCTAACCAGGATCTGCGGCATTTCTACACCCGCTTGGGGGCCAACTTTTACGCTATTCATTCCCTGTTCGAAACCCTCTACGGAGACCGTGAAGATTTTCATAAACATGCACAGTGCCTTGTCGAGACAATGGCACAGCATTATATCAAACGACCTGACCATCTGCGCCAAATTGACCTCGACAGGGAAAAAGACTTCAACTGGTTCCTTCATCAAAAATGGGTCGGAATGGCGCTTTACTGCAACGGCTTCGCCGGAACCTTGCGCGGATTGCAAGACCGCCTCGGCTACTTCGAGGAGCTGGGGGTCAACTTGGTTCATGTGATGCCGATTCTACGCTGCCCGGAAGGCAGTAGTGACGGCGGTTATGCTGTCAGCGACTTTCGCGAAATCGATCCGCATATCGGGACGTTAGAAGAGCTCTCTGAGTTGGCGGCCGAGATGCGAAAAAGAGAGATCCTGCTGGTTCTTGACGTGGTCGTCAACCACACCTCCGACCAACACTACTGGGCAGAGCAGGCGCGTGCCGGCGACCCTGTCTACCAGGACTATTACTACACCTTTGAGAGCCGTGAGATTCCTGACCTGTATGAGCAGGGCATGCCGGAGATTTTCCCGGAATCCTCGCCGGGGAATTTCACCTGGGACGAGACGATGGAACGCTGGGTCATGACCGTTTTCAACGATTACCAGTGGGACCTCAACTATAGCAATCCAGCTGTGTTCATAGAAATGCTCAACATTATCCTCTTCTGGGCCAATCAAGGTGCCGACATTCTGCGACTCGACGCGGTAGCTTTCTTGTGGAAGAAAATCGGTCGCGTCTGCCAGAATGAGCGGGAAGCCCACCTGATTTTGCAGTTGTTGAAAGATTGCTGTCAAGTCACGGCGCCAGGGGTTTTGTTTATCGCTGAGGCCATTGTGGCCCCGTTGGAAGTGATTAAGTACTTTGGGGAGGATGCGGTCATCGCTAAGGAATGTGAGATTGCCTACAATGCGACCTTCATGGCCCTGATGTGGGATGCTGCCGCGACCAAAAACGCCCGTCTATTGAATCAGGGGATCAAAAGTCTGCCGGTCAAACTGGAGCGGGCCACCTGGCTTAATTACATCCGCTGTCATGATGATATCGGTCTCGGTTTTGACGATCAGGACATTGTAGCCTGTGGATATGATCCAGTGCCTCATCGTAAGTTTCTGATTGATTATTTTACCGGCCAGTTTGACGAGTCCCATGCCAGAGGGTTGCCGTTCGGACAAAACAGCAAAACCGGAGACGCGCGCATCTCCGGTTCGCTTGCCTCTCTGGTCGGGTTACAGCATGCTCTGGAGACAGGCGACGAACAGGCCATCGATGACTCGATCAAATTGATCCTTTTGCTGCACAATCTGATCCTCTCGTTCGGCGGCCTGCCGCTTCTCTATTATGGTGATGCTCTTGGTACGCTGAATGACGATTCCTACCTTGGAGATCCTCATAAAAAAGGTGACAACCGCTGGGTCCACAGGCCGACCATTGATTGGCAAAAAGCAGACTTACGCTCAGTCCCCGGGACGCTGGAATACAAGATCTTCAACCCTCTCAAAAAAATGATTGCTGTTCGCAAGGAACTCCAGGTGTTTGCCGATTTTAACAACCGCGAGTTGTACGATTTGGACAACCCTCATCTGTTTGTGTTCGAACGCTATAGCCTGACTTCGCCGGCAGAGCGTGTTCTTGTGGTTGCCAACTTCAGTAATCAAACGCAGTTGATGACTTTTGAAGATATCGGCACCTGGGGTGCAGGTTATGGTGGCCTTGTTGATCAGATCTCTGGTGAATGCTTCGAAAAAACAGGGGCTTCTTTAGAGATCCAGGGTTATGGCTATTACTGGTTCAAGGAGCAACGTTGA
- a CDS encoding HAD-IIB family hydrolase → MEQKTEGFYIVLLSIHGLIRGHNLELGRDADTGGQTLYVVELARALARNSAVRQVDLVTRRVIDDEVSKDYAEPVEQLEENLRIVRIEAGSPEYIPKEQLWDHLDSFADNLAEFFRSNELQPDILHSHYADAGYVGSHLANLLAVPLLHTGHSLGRVKRSRFLASGLSKEEIEKTFNMSRRITAEEMTLATAERVITSTQQEIKEQYELYNHYQPDQMRVIPPGTDLEQFKPPEGTEIPSPLHTTLTQHLICPDKPIILALSRPDKRKNITALVEAFGQSEELQKLANLVIVAGTRDDIDDLEEGAQEVFHDVLVTIDRYDLYGKVSLPKQHERSQVSLIYRIAAASGGVFVNPALTEPFGLTLIEAAASGLPLVATEDGGPCDIINNCKNGILIDPLEPASITQALLSLLQGKEIWSRYSKSGIKQVRIHYSWTAHAQHYMKLVKAIADRTELLVRHPVRERSAIYRDRAIVSDLDQNLVGDDHALRELSEVLRQHRTSTYFIIATGRRLDSALKLIKKHKIPAPDVLITSSGTEIYYAPEHVADVAWGRHIDHQWAPRRVKKILADITGLKPQLKQEQSSFKISYYIDPEQVDLEEVITLLHQEEQSVHVQMAFGQYLDILPLRASKGQALRYVVDRKGINLEAVFVAGGSGADEDMMRGNTLAAVVANRHHEELSQLIDIDRIYFSEKSHARGILDALQHYDFFDACKDPLEVN, encoded by the coding sequence ATGGAACAAAAGACTGAAGGCTTCTATATCGTCCTCCTGAGTATTCACGGTCTGATTCGTGGCCACAATCTCGAACTGGGGCGGGATGCTGACACCGGTGGGCAAACCCTCTATGTCGTTGAACTGGCGCGTGCGCTAGCTCGAAACAGTGCAGTGCGCCAGGTGGATTTAGTTACGCGACGGGTTATTGACGACGAAGTCTCAAAAGATTATGCCGAACCGGTCGAGCAACTGGAAGAAAATCTGCGCATTGTGCGAATCGAGGCGGGTTCACCGGAATACATCCCGAAAGAGCAGCTCTGGGATCATCTCGACAGCTTTGCCGATAATCTTGCCGAATTCTTCCGCAGTAACGAATTGCAGCCTGACATTCTTCACAGCCATTATGCGGATGCCGGCTACGTCGGCTCACATCTGGCCAATTTACTTGCTGTTCCGCTCTTGCACACCGGGCATTCACTTGGTCGCGTCAAGCGGAGTCGTTTTCTCGCCAGCGGTTTGAGTAAGGAAGAGATCGAGAAGACGTTTAATATGAGCCGACGCATTACTGCGGAAGAGATGACGCTGGCAACGGCAGAAAGAGTTATTACCAGCACCCAGCAGGAGATTAAAGAGCAGTACGAACTTTACAACCATTACCAACCTGATCAGATGCGGGTCATTCCACCAGGCACGGACCTCGAGCAATTCAAGCCACCGGAAGGCACCGAAATCCCGTCCCCGCTCCACACGACATTAACACAACACCTGATTTGTCCGGACAAACCGATCATTCTCGCTCTCTCCCGCCCGGACAAACGTAAGAACATCACGGCTTTGGTTGAAGCCTTTGGCCAATCTGAAGAGCTACAGAAATTAGCAAATCTGGTGATTGTTGCAGGAACTCGTGATGATATCGATGACCTGGAAGAGGGGGCTCAAGAAGTCTTCCACGACGTGCTGGTTACGATCGATCGTTATGATCTCTACGGGAAAGTCTCCCTGCCGAAGCAGCATGAACGCAGTCAGGTTTCGCTAATTTACCGTATTGCCGCAGCCTCTGGTGGCGTCTTCGTCAATCCGGCGTTGACCGAGCCTTTCGGCCTCACCTTGATTGAAGCTGCGGCGTCAGGATTGCCACTGGTCGCAACAGAAGATGGTGGCCCATGCGATATTATCAATAATTGCAAAAATGGTATTTTAATCGATCCGTTGGAGCCGGCATCCATCACGCAGGCGCTATTGAGCTTGTTGCAAGGCAAAGAGATCTGGTCACGATACAGCAAAAGCGGCATCAAACAGGTACGCATACACTATTCATGGACCGCCCATGCACAGCACTATATGAAGCTGGTTAAGGCGATCGCAGATCGCACCGAACTTCTGGTTCGTCATCCGGTCCGTGAACGTAGCGCGATTTACCGGGACCGGGCAATCGTCAGTGACCTGGATCAAAACCTGGTTGGCGATGATCATGCTCTACGTGAACTCAGTGAAGTTTTGCGTCAGCACCGGACTAGCACCTATTTCATCATCGCGACAGGACGCAGGCTAGATTCTGCATTGAAGTTGATAAAAAAACATAAAATCCCGGCTCCTGATGTCCTGATCACCAGCAGCGGTACCGAAATCTACTATGCACCGGAGCATGTTGCCGATGTCGCCTGGGGGCGACACATCGATCACCAGTGGGCCCCCCGTAGGGTCAAGAAAATCCTTGCAGATATTACAGGCCTGAAGCCACAGTTGAAACAGGAGCAGAGCAGCTTCAAAATCAGCTATTATATTGATCCGGAGCAGGTTGACCTGGAAGAGGTCATCACACTTCTGCATCAGGAAGAACAATCGGTTCACGTGCAGATGGCCTTCGGACAATACTTGGATATTTTACCTTTGCGCGCCTCCAAAGGGCAGGCCCTGCGCTATGTCGTTGACCGGAAGGGAATCAATCTCGAAGCTGTTTTTGTGGCGGGAGGGTCAGGGGCAGACGAGGACATGATGCGTGGCAATACCTTGGCGGCTGTGGTTGCCAACCGTCATCACGAAGAATTGTCGCAATTGATCGATATTGACCGTATTTACTTCTCCGAGAAGTCACACGCTAGAGGCATTCTCGATGCCCTGCAACATTACGATTTTTTTGACGCCTGCAAAGACCCTCTGGAAGTGAACTGA